A single region of the Bacillus cereus genome encodes:
- a CDS encoding histidine phosphatase family protein, protein MTTIYFVRHAHSTYTKEERERPLSDKGYCDAENVTRLLKDKHIDIVISSPYKRAIQTVQGIANTYNLSIQLEEDLRERLLSKEPVTDFNDAIQKVWEDWTFSYEGGESSNIAQRRAVICMQSILRKYKGKNIVIGTHGNIMVLLMNYFDLKYDFQFWKTLHMPDVYKLTFDNNRFISAERMEKTGHRIK, encoded by the coding sequence ATGACGACAATATATTTCGTTCGCCATGCCCACTCTACATATACAAAAGAAGAACGGGAACGGCCTTTATCTGATAAAGGGTATTGTGATGCAGAGAATGTAACACGTTTATTAAAAGATAAACATATTGATATTGTAATCTCTAGCCCGTACAAAAGGGCGATTCAAACCGTGCAAGGGATAGCGAATACATATAATTTATCAATACAACTGGAAGAAGATTTAAGAGAGAGGTTATTAAGTAAAGAGCCAGTAACAGATTTTAACGATGCTATTCAGAAAGTGTGGGAAGACTGGACTTTTTCATACGAAGGCGGGGAATCAAGTAATATAGCGCAAAGGCGTGCTGTAATATGTATGCAAAGTATATTAAGAAAATATAAAGGTAAGAATATTGTAATAGGTACTCATGGGAATATTATGGTATTACTAATGAATTATTTTGATTTGAAATATGATTTTCAGTTTTGGAAAACACTTCATATGCCTGATGTGTATAAATTAACTTTTGATAATAATCGTTTCATTTCTGCTGAAAGAATGGAGAAAACAGGTCATCGGATAAAGTGA
- a CDS encoding MBL fold metallo-hydrolase: MMRMEVWGGAGEYGRSCYFIKNKETKILFDCGINRSYVDSYPKIEREIVPFLDAVFLSHIHEDHTMGLPLLAKYGYKKKIWTTRYTKEQLPTYYGKWRDYNLTQGRNLPYNDQNIKDLNYVCIDEMSNPNEWIQVTPTLRFQWGYSGHVLGAVWFLVDMCDTYVFYSGDYSAESNILRANLPEKLYRDIKIAIVDAAYHTDDVSQNERIDELCAEIERVAQNKGIALLPLPPLGRAQDIVLYLYERYKELPIIVDKEILVGFEEMFIYKGWIKNNEELEWIMESLKENIIVMDNDICMQNSCGIVVMSDANMQTKRAQLYYEQLRQEERNSIIFTGHTAKGSFAEKVMKEQVGIGCRVGRVPYKVHQSISDVKAMLNKLLPEHTVLVHALKEDTDRLQKKLSIAGYKNVYSLTMECVELT; encoded by the coding sequence ATGATGAGGATGGAAGTATGGGGAGGAGCAGGAGAATACGGCCGCTCTTGTTATTTTATAAAAAATAAGGAGACAAAAATATTATTTGATTGTGGTATTAATCGATCATATGTGGATAGTTATCCAAAAATAGAGAGAGAAATTGTTCCATTTTTAGATGCGGTATTTTTATCACATATTCATGAAGATCATACGATGGGTTTACCTTTATTAGCGAAGTATGGATATAAGAAAAAAATTTGGACGACTCGTTATACGAAGGAGCAACTTCCAACTTATTATGGGAAATGGAGAGACTACAATCTGACACAAGGGCGGAATTTACCGTATAACGATCAAAATATTAAAGATTTAAATTATGTATGTATTGATGAGATGAGTAATCCAAATGAATGGATACAGGTTACTCCTACATTGCGGTTTCAATGGGGGTATAGTGGGCATGTATTAGGAGCTGTTTGGTTTTTAGTAGATATGTGTGATACGTACGTATTTTATTCTGGTGATTATTCAGCAGAGTCTAATATACTACGAGCTAATTTACCTGAGAAATTGTATCGCGATATAAAAATTGCAATCGTAGATGCTGCTTATCACACTGATGATGTTTCGCAAAATGAACGGATAGACGAACTATGTGCGGAAATTGAACGAGTTGCACAAAATAAAGGGATAGCATTACTACCATTGCCCCCACTAGGTAGGGCGCAAGATATCGTATTGTATTTATATGAAAGATATAAAGAACTTCCAATTATAGTAGATAAAGAAATATTGGTTGGATTTGAAGAGATGTTCATATACAAAGGTTGGATAAAAAATAATGAAGAACTTGAGTGGATTATGGAAAGTTTAAAAGAAAACATAATAGTTATGGATAATGACATTTGTATGCAAAATAGTTGCGGAATAGTTGTAATGAGTGATGCGAATATGCAAACGAAACGAGCGCAGTTATATTATGAACAACTTCGGCAGGAAGAACGAAATTCTATTATCTTTACGGGACATACTGCTAAAGGGAGTTTTGCAGAAAAGGTTATGAAAGAGCAGGTAGGTATAGGATGTAGAGTGGGACGAGTTCCGTATAAGGTTCATCAAAGTATAAGTGATGTTAAGGCGATGTTAAATAAATTATTACCAGAACATACGGTGCTAGTACACGCCTTGAAAGAGGATACGGATCGATTACAGAAAAAGCTTAGCATAGCAGGATATAAAAATGTATATTCACTTACAATGGAATGTGTAGAATTGACTTAA
- a CDS encoding ABC transporter substrate-binding protein — MKKFSSLKSLFVCTLLFSAVVVGCSSKTGNVDAKNKNTNEKKIVVYSAGPKGLAEKIQKDFEKKSGIKVEMFQGTTGKILARMEAEKKNPVVDVVVLASLPAMEGLKKDGQTLAYKEAKQADKLRPEWSDDKGHYFGYSASALGIVYNTKNVKTAPEDWSDITKGEWKGKVNLPDPALSGSALDFVTGYVKKNGQDGWKLFEQLKKNEVTVAGANQEALDPVVTGAKDMVIAGVDYMTYSAKAKGEPVDIVYPKSGTVISPRAAGIMKDSKNVAGAKEFIDYLLSDDVQKQVSKAYLLPGRTDIKAENRPNVEEIPVLNIDWKTVEKEQDEIGKQFKKVFQ; from the coding sequence ATGAAGAAATTCAGTTCGCTTAAGTCTTTATTTGTATGCACTTTACTATTTTCTGCTGTAGTAGTAGGTTGTAGCTCAAAGACAGGTAATGTAGATGCAAAAAATAAAAATACTAATGAAAAGAAAATTGTTGTATATAGTGCAGGGCCAAAAGGGTTAGCAGAAAAAATTCAAAAGGACTTTGAAAAGAAAAGCGGTATAAAGGTGGAAATGTTTCAAGGAACAACTGGTAAGATTTTAGCGAGAATGGAAGCTGAAAAGAAAAATCCAGTCGTTGACGTTGTCGTACTCGCTTCTTTACCAGCGATGGAAGGATTAAAGAAAGATGGTCAAACGTTAGCTTATAAAGAAGCGAAACAAGCTGATAAGCTTCGTCCAGAATGGTCGGATGATAAAGGACATTATTTCGGGTATAGTGCTTCAGCATTAGGAATTGTGTACAACACAAAAAATGTGAAGACAGCGCCTGAAGATTGGAGCGATATAACGAAAGGAGAATGGAAAGGCAAAGTGAATCTTCCAGATCCAGCACTTTCAGGTTCGGCTTTAGACTTTGTAACAGGATACGTGAAAAAGAATGGACAAGATGGATGGAAGTTATTTGAACAGCTTAAGAAAAATGAAGTTACAGTAGCGGGGGCAAACCAAGAAGCGTTAGATCCAGTTGTAACAGGTGCGAAAGATATGGTAATTGCGGGTGTTGATTATATGACGTACAGTGCAAAAGCAAAGGGTGAACCTGTGGATATCGTATATCCAAAAAGCGGAACAGTCATTAGTCCACGTGCGGCAGGCATTATGAAGGATAGTAAAAATGTAGCAGGTGCAAAAGAGTTTATTGATTATTTATTATCAGATGATGTGCAAAAACAAGTTTCTAAAGCGTACTTATTGCCAGGTAGAACAGATATAAAAGCTGAAAATAGACCAAATGTGGAAGAGATTCCAGTATTAAATATTGATTGGAAAACAGTTGAGAAAGAACAGGATGAAATAGGAAAACAGTTTAAGAAAGTATTTCAATAA
- a CDS encoding serine hydrolase, with protein MNILKIIGIVAGVIIVAVIAFFVIMKYYLSKEDPDYVLKYIKEHKDDKTCSLLIRKNGEVLTSINENVKLPLASTAKIVIAVEFAKQVSEGKISRDEQISLHELEKYYVKNTDGGAHPDWLEDAKARELVKNGQIALEEVAKGMIHYSSNANTTYLLDKLGIERVNESIKELELTSHDKFSSYTASLYMRGYVEKELHEPENQSLEMIRNMSKDEYNKHVLQIHEWMKDEEEWKKRDIPLKVDMEFQRIWSDRLVGANAKDYMSIMDKINSRNYFPKSMQEEIENIFKGTVNNSKLEFAGQKGGSTAFVLTKSLYTTDKKGNKVEVVIMFNDIEDQVAYQKLRNNIDYFIQDAVTNEEFRRKL; from the coding sequence GTGAACATATTAAAGATTATAGGAATTGTTGCAGGAGTCATTATAGTAGCCGTTATAGCTTTCTTTGTTATTATGAAGTACTATTTGTCAAAAGAAGATCCTGATTATGTATTAAAGTACATAAAAGAACATAAAGATGATAAAACATGTTCATTACTAATTAGAAAAAATGGGGAAGTATTAACATCTATAAATGAAAATGTAAAATTGCCATTAGCGAGTACGGCAAAGATCGTAATAGCTGTTGAATTTGCTAAACAAGTGTCAGAAGGAAAAATAAGTCGAGATGAACAAATTTCATTGCATGAGCTAGAAAAATATTACGTTAAAAACACTGATGGCGGAGCGCATCCAGACTGGTTAGAAGATGCCAAAGCGAGAGAATTAGTGAAAAATGGACAGATCGCTTTAGAAGAAGTCGCTAAAGGGATGATTCATTATAGTTCTAATGCAAATACAACATATTTGTTAGATAAGCTTGGAATAGAAAGAGTAAATGAAAGTATAAAAGAGTTAGAGCTTACTAGTCATGACAAGTTCTCTTCGTATACTGCTTCACTATATATGAGAGGGTATGTAGAAAAAGAGCTTCATGAGCCAGAAAATCAATCGTTAGAAATGATACGTAACATGTCAAAGGATGAATATAATAAACATGTGTTACAAATTCATGAATGGATGAAAGATGAAGAAGAATGGAAAAAACGGGATATCCCATTAAAGGTAGATATGGAATTTCAGCGGATTTGGTCAGATCGATTAGTGGGTGCAAACGCTAAAGATTATATGAGTATAATGGACAAGATAAATAGTAGAAATTATTTTCCAAAATCAATGCAAGAAGAAATCGAGAATATTTTCAAAGGAACAGTTAATAATAGTAAGTTAGAATTTGCTGGGCAAAAAGGTGGCTCTACCGCATTCGTATTGACAAAAAGTCTGTATACTACAGATAAGAAGGGGAATAAGGTAGAAGTTGTAATTATGTTTAACGATATAGAAGATCAAGTTGCATACCAAAAATTGAGAAATAATATAGATTATTTTATACAAGACGCTGTAACAAATGAAGAGTTTAGAAGGAAATTATAA
- a CDS encoding YfmQ family protein: MTTWFIVMLVVFGAFKIIVSSLPNSVIESIISKYETHPQLEEENVTVTINGNNLEGEKKSKIIHDFNEGLFLDRYYAPPHNEGTPLIINAKRGKKDFIFYIYSHEEHVDVVKQYKKKVVAYSLRSKNLQNTDIFVSADLA; this comes from the coding sequence ATGACAACTTGGTTTATTGTAATGTTAGTTGTATTTGGGGCATTTAAAATTATCGTTTCTAGCCTTCCTAACTCTGTTATTGAATCCATTATTAGCAAGTACGAAACACATCCACAACTTGAAGAAGAGAATGTGACTGTTACAATCAATGGAAATAACTTAGAAGGCGAAAAGAAATCCAAAATTATTCATGATTTTAACGAAGGTTTATTTTTAGACCGCTATTATGCACCACCACACAATGAGGGCACTCCTTTAATTATCAATGCAAAACGTGGCAAAAAAGATTTTATCTTTTATATTTATAGTCATGAAGAACATGTCGACGTTGTAAAGCAATATAAAAAGAAGGTAGTTGCTTATAGTTTACGCTCTAAAAACCTTCAAAATACTGATATATTCGTATCAGCTGATTTAGCTTAA
- a CDS encoding alpha/beta fold hydrolase, with protein MCLVYRLYLPKSISSLGGITINRSVEIFGQTVEVYMKGSSKQTVVIQTGMGCSFYDWLPIIEKLSQKFTVISYHRPGYGKSELGTNPRTTMQVVKELHMLLHKLDIYEPIILIGHSYGGLCAQHFAMLHEDRLQALLLVDSTSMNLHRLDELHLPVSDQTDSDDMWLQKYHTYSNMDAEALYNELKSMLVNTTKQHIKFSTSPSLYKAIASELSEWKNCARSIKKQNKTLEIPLIVIGRDPQYSIAQLIEGGMPKEEATQLEDMWQELIREQLNLSINSQYILAEDAGHGIENDRPDTIIEAIHSL; from the coding sequence ATGTGCCTGGTGTATCGTCTTTACTTGCCAAAAAGTATTTCAAGCTTAGGGGGAATTACTATTAATAGATCAGTAGAGATATTTGGACAAACTGTAGAAGTATATATGAAAGGTAGCAGTAAACAAACTGTAGTCATTCAAACAGGAATGGGATGCTCATTTTATGATTGGCTTCCTATTATAGAAAAGCTTTCACAAAAATTTACAGTCATTTCATATCATCGCCCAGGTTACGGAAAAAGTGAGCTAGGAACTAATCCACGTACAACAATGCAAGTCGTAAAAGAACTACATATGTTACTACATAAACTAGATATTTATGAGCCAATCATTTTAATCGGTCATTCCTATGGAGGTTTATGCGCACAACATTTTGCAATGTTACATGAAGATAGGCTGCAAGCACTTCTTTTAGTTGATTCTACTTCCATGAACTTACACCGATTAGATGAACTGCATTTACCGGTTTCTGATCAAACTGATTCTGATGATATGTGGCTACAAAAATATCATACCTACTCCAACATGGATGCAGAAGCACTTTATAATGAACTAAAATCTATGCTCGTCAATACAACAAAACAGCATATCAAATTTTCTACATCTCCTTCATTATATAAAGCGATAGCTTCTGAACTGTCCGAGTGGAAAAATTGTGCTCGCTCAATAAAAAAACAAAATAAAACATTAGAAATACCATTAATCGTTATCGGTAGAGATCCTCAATATTCTATTGCACAATTGATTGAGGGCGGTATGCCAAAAGAAGAAGCTACACAACTTGAAGATATGTGGCAAGAACTTATTCGTGAACAATTAAATCTCTCAATAAACAGCCAGTACATTTTGGCTGAAGATGCTGGTCACGGTATAGAAAATGATCGCCCAGATACTATCATTGAAGCCATTCACTCATTGTAA
- a CDS encoding protein phosphatase 2C domain-containing protein, translated as MCKGIHLARERMIAVNTFKWMSHEQMYVDEIHVEKCGPLSVGVYGGNQESDAYERGDAVLAWWDPELQFEFVMIFDTHHKTKNIHYIIEAISERKEKLKELFSYPIHLAFHHTHMYLLALFTDKLFIEKCDQDDEELACLICLRKGEFLYWLSVGDCFAYLFHSEKTKNGKGRLNKRKNYEYIGRKNIFAANTPCFTSGVRGLEKGMNHIVMATDGILECDKRRFDDDQSLVEILHDGNSLQIEPVLTNVLQWKGRDCATIIGWSIDTENKQCAN; from the coding sequence ATGTGTAAAGGTATACATTTAGCAAGAGAGAGGATGATAGCTGTGAATACATTCAAATGGATGAGTCATGAACAGATGTATGTAGATGAAATACATGTTGAAAAATGTGGTCCTCTTTCAGTTGGCGTATATGGGGGAAATCAAGAGAGTGATGCATATGAACGAGGAGATGCAGTGCTTGCTTGGTGGGATCCTGAATTACAATTTGAATTTGTTATGATTTTTGATACACATCACAAAACGAAAAATATACATTATATAATAGAAGCGATTTCAGAAAGAAAAGAAAAACTAAAAGAGTTGTTTTCATATCCTATACATTTAGCTTTTCATCATACGCATATGTACTTGTTAGCGTTATTTACAGATAAGCTGTTTATTGAAAAATGTGATCAAGATGATGAGGAACTTGCATGCTTAATTTGTTTACGAAAAGGCGAATTTTTATATTGGCTATCAGTTGGTGATTGTTTCGCATATTTATTCCATTCTGAGAAAACGAAGAATGGAAAAGGGCGATTAAATAAACGGAAGAATTATGAATATATTGGTAGGAAAAATATTTTTGCAGCGAATACACCTTGCTTTACGTCAGGTGTAAGGGGATTAGAAAAAGGAATGAATCACATTGTAATGGCAACGGACGGTATTTTAGAGTGTGATAAACGAAGGTTTGATGATGATCAATCTTTAGTAGAAATATTGCACGACGGAAATAGCTTGCAGATTGAACCGGTATTAACAAATGTACTGCAGTGGAAAGGTAGAGATTGTGCCACAATTATTGGATGGTCCATTGACACTGAAAATAAACAATGCGCTAATTAA
- a CDS encoding DUF3147 family protein produces MHFLVKVIVSALIIGVITEVAKHYSTIGGFIAALPLVSLLSLFWISFEGGNKQELSQFALGVLYGFPASALLLFIVYIGLKNSFSLSTSILFGICAWCIVFTCQKVFQA; encoded by the coding sequence ATGCATTTCCTCGTTAAAGTAATCGTTTCGGCACTTATTATCGGCGTTATTACTGAAGTCGCTAAACATTATAGTACGATAGGCGGCTTTATTGCTGCCCTTCCTCTCGTAAGTTTACTGAGCCTATTTTGGATTTCTTTCGAAGGCGGGAATAAACAAGAATTGAGTCAATTTGCTTTAGGTGTATTATATGGATTTCCCGCATCCGCACTACTATTATTTATTGTTTATATCGGTTTAAAGAACTCCTTTTCACTTAGTACATCTATACTCTTCGGCATATGTGCCTGGTGTATCGTCTTTACTTGCCAAAAAGTATTTCAAGCTTAG
- a CDS encoding ABC transporter permease, with translation MVNRFVSVRQVGMTVALLLVAMLIVIPLFLILLSSVYENSSWNFSKPFEVMQSGGLAGIFLNSMLLGVLVVIGATIFAFPLAFIMSKTDVGKYSKLDIVFMIPFMTPPYIGSMGWILFMQPNGYFEQFFPMLKTISSSFFSLGGMVLIMSLHLFPFLYFMLKNTLLQIGSSKEEAAAVHGGSFFYRLRKIILPLLVSSYVMGALLIFVKTIAEFGTPATFGRRIGFHVLTSEIHKFISSWPIDFSSATALSSLLLSACMLIWYMQNVLNRKYSYAMVSGKGVKSKRYTLSIVTRVVAWVYVIGLLIVSIGIPYFSILIASLSKLRGGGLHVNNFTISHYEALFTIGSPGLEALWNSFLFSLVTAIVAVIIGVFLALMIRKGKNPSEKGLDMCGMLPNMVPGIVMVVGLILFWNSPYMPISIYNTPVMVIVTYVVLFLPYTVQYVKASLGQIDDSLIQAGSIFSGNYIYIFRKIILPLIIPGILAGWAMTFTISIRELVASLLVLPPSVETSATFIFAQFEQGEVSIGMAMAVVSVGLTTICLLLLQHMEQKRKGVA, from the coding sequence ATGGTAAATCGATTCGTATCAGTAAGACAAGTTGGAATGACGGTAGCGTTGTTACTTGTGGCGATGTTAATCGTCATTCCGCTTTTTCTCATTTTACTTTCTAGTGTATATGAAAATAGTAGTTGGAATTTTTCAAAGCCTTTTGAAGTGATGCAGAGTGGTGGATTAGCTGGGATTTTTCTAAACTCGATGCTTCTCGGGGTACTTGTAGTAATAGGAGCTACCATATTTGCATTTCCATTAGCGTTCATTATGAGCAAAACAGATGTAGGAAAGTATAGTAAGTTGGATATTGTTTTTATGATTCCATTTATGACGCCGCCGTATATTGGGTCAATGGGCTGGATTTTGTTCATGCAACCGAACGGCTATTTCGAACAGTTTTTTCCGATGCTAAAGACGATTTCATCTTCGTTTTTTAGTTTAGGAGGTATGGTTTTAATTATGAGTCTGCATTTATTCCCATTCCTTTATTTCATGTTGAAAAATACGTTACTTCAGATTGGGAGTAGTAAAGAAGAAGCAGCAGCAGTTCATGGCGGAAGCTTCTTCTATCGTTTAAGAAAAATCATATTGCCGTTATTAGTATCAAGTTATGTAATGGGTGCTTTACTCATTTTCGTAAAGACGATTGCTGAATTTGGAACGCCGGCTACATTTGGGCGGAGAATAGGGTTCCATGTGCTAACATCAGAAATTCATAAATTTATTTCGAGTTGGCCGATTGATTTTAGTAGTGCAACAGCATTGTCTTCTTTATTACTTAGTGCGTGTATGCTCATTTGGTATATGCAAAATGTATTAAATCGAAAATATTCATATGCAATGGTTAGTGGAAAAGGTGTGAAATCTAAAAGGTATACTTTGTCTATAGTTACACGTGTTGTAGCGTGGGTTTATGTAATTGGTTTATTAATAGTATCAATTGGAATCCCATACTTTTCTATACTGATTGCGTCGTTATCAAAATTAAGAGGCGGTGGCTTACATGTAAATAACTTTACAATAAGCCATTATGAGGCATTGTTTACAATTGGGTCTCCAGGACTAGAAGCTTTATGGAACAGTTTTCTGTTTTCACTCGTAACAGCGATTGTTGCTGTAATTATTGGAGTCTTTTTAGCACTTATGATTCGAAAGGGGAAAAATCCCTCTGAAAAAGGGCTTGATATGTGCGGTATGTTACCGAATATGGTACCAGGAATAGTGATGGTTGTAGGGCTTATTTTATTTTGGAATTCACCATATATGCCTATATCAATTTACAATACACCTGTCATGGTTATCGTAACGTATGTGGTTCTTTTTCTACCTTATACGGTGCAGTATGTAAAAGCTTCGCTCGGACAAATTGATGATTCTCTTATACAGGCGGGAAGCATTTTTTCTGGGAATTATATTTATATTTTTAGAAAAATAATATTGCCTCTTATTATTCCAGGAATTCTTGCTGGGTGGGCGATGACATTTACGATTTCGATAAGAGAGTTAGTAGCGTCGCTTCTCGTACTACCTCCATCAGTAGAAACGTCAGCAACGTTTATTTTTGCTCAATTTGAACAAGGGGAAGTATCTATAGGAATGGCGATGGCCGTTGTTTCTGTTGGACTTACAACAATATGCTTATTACTTCTGCAACATATGGAGCAAAAACGAAAAGGGGTAGCATGA
- the asnB gene encoding asparagine synthase (glutamine-hydrolyzing) — protein sequence MCGITGWVDWKKDLSNQHVILEKMANSIQHRGPDAEGFWFSPRAAFAHRRLIVIDPEGGTQPKTFRAGDYTYALTYNGEIYNFRELREQLRKCGHAFETHSDTEVLLHAYLEWKEDCVQHLNGIFAFALWDDQKQQLFLARDHLGVKPLFYTERNDSIIFGSEIKALLAHPSVPAEIDADGINEIFGLGLFRTPGCGVFKHIQEVRAGHSITFTRDKKVVTKYWNLESKVHTDSIEDTSSHILSILQDTVKRQLIADVPLVCMLSGGLDSSGITALAGKEFAVENKTLHTYSVDFVNSAKDFELTFARTGLDAPWVKRVSEHVGTSHHDIIVNAEELANHLFVPLRAKDLPSAGEMETSLYLLFCEMKKDATVALSGESADEVFGGYPWFHQEELLYVDKFPWLTNWKNTSSLLLSDVTTQCNPEHYINKRFHEAVLEVPTLEGENKKAAKQRQMFYLFLTRFLPFLLDRKDRMSMAVGFEVRVPFCDYRLVEYLWNVPFNIKSIDNIEKGILRRALKPALPDDVRNRRKSAYPTSQDPHYLQTIRNLSLDMCSNKNNPIFSLINHSTLLAIADQSNKEINNFEARSAMEYMLQVNEWLKTYHIHIA from the coding sequence ATGTGTGGAATTACAGGTTGGGTAGATTGGAAAAAGGATCTTTCAAATCAACATGTTATTTTAGAAAAGATGGCAAATAGTATTCAGCATCGTGGTCCTGATGCTGAAGGATTTTGGTTTTCTCCTCGTGCGGCCTTTGCACACCGACGTTTAATTGTTATTGACCCAGAAGGCGGGACGCAGCCGAAGACATTTCGTGCTGGTGATTATACGTATGCTCTTACTTATAATGGAGAAATTTATAATTTTCGTGAGCTGAGAGAACAGCTTCGAAAATGTGGTCATGCATTTGAAACGCATTCAGATACAGAAGTATTACTACATGCTTATTTAGAATGGAAAGAAGACTGCGTACAACATTTAAACGGAATTTTCGCTTTCGCCTTATGGGATGATCAGAAGCAACAACTGTTTTTAGCACGTGATCATTTAGGCGTAAAGCCACTCTTTTATACAGAAAGAAATGACAGTATTATTTTCGGATCTGAAATAAAAGCATTATTAGCTCATCCATCTGTTCCTGCTGAAATTGATGCGGACGGCATAAATGAAATATTTGGATTAGGCTTATTTCGAACTCCAGGATGTGGCGTCTTTAAACATATTCAAGAAGTGCGTGCTGGACATTCTATAACGTTTACACGTGATAAAAAAGTAGTTACGAAGTATTGGAATTTAGAAAGTAAGGTCCATACAGATTCAATAGAAGATACATCATCGCATATTTTATCTATTTTACAAGATACAGTAAAAAGACAATTAATTGCCGATGTTCCTCTCGTTTGCATGTTATCTGGAGGATTAGATTCTAGCGGTATTACTGCATTAGCGGGGAAAGAATTTGCAGTGGAAAATAAAACACTTCATACGTATTCCGTTGACTTTGTAAATAGCGCAAAAGATTTCGAGCTGACATTTGCTCGCACTGGCTTAGACGCTCCTTGGGTAAAACGTGTTTCTGAACATGTAGGGACATCGCATCATGATATTATTGTGAATGCTGAAGAATTAGCAAATCACTTATTCGTTCCCCTTCGTGCAAAAGATTTACCGAGTGCCGGTGAAATGGAAACTTCACTATATTTACTATTTTGCGAAATGAAAAAAGATGCAACCGTGGCTTTATCTGGGGAGTCGGCCGATGAAGTATTCGGGGGATATCCTTGGTTTCATCAAGAAGAACTATTATATGTAGATAAGTTTCCGTGGTTAACAAACTGGAAAAACACATCTTCTCTATTATTAAGCGACGTAACAACTCAATGTAATCCTGAGCATTATATTAATAAAAGATTCCATGAAGCTGTTCTTGAAGTCCCTACTCTTGAAGGTGAAAATAAAAAAGCAGCGAAACAACGTCAAATGTTTTATTTATTTTTAACCCGATTCCTTCCGTTCTTACTCGACCGTAAAGACCGCATGAGTATGGCTGTAGGATTTGAAGTTCGTGTACCGTTTTGCGATTATAGATTAGTTGAATATTTATGGAACGTTCCTTTCAACATAAAAAGCATTGATAATATTGAAAAAGGCATTTTACGTAGAGCACTGAAACCTGCTTTACCTGACGATGTACGCAATAGAAGAAAAAGTGCTTATCCAACTTCACAAGACCCACATTATTTACAAACGATCCGTAATTTATCACTCGACATGTGCAGTAATAAAAACAATCCTATTTTCTCACTTATTAATCATTCCACATTACTTGCCATTGCAGATCAAAGTAATAAAGAAATTAACAATTTTGAAGCAAGAAGTGCTATGGAATACATGCTTCAAGTAAATGAATGGTTAAAAACGTATCACATCCATATCGCGTAA
- a CDS encoding MarR family winged helix-turn-helix transcriptional regulator, which produces MKDINQYWESIYYHLRYEYEDNLSHQAIRILQIVSREKDITIGKIASELGLSHNTASEHVKRLIQKGFIIKERNKQDERVVNLTLTKEGIEILEKHTLLDKEKIKILEPQLSKEEQQLIEKAFSLLAQEAKYAFPR; this is translated from the coding sequence ATGAAAGACATCAATCAATACTGGGAGAGCATTTATTATCACTTACGATATGAATATGAAGACAACCTTTCCCACCAAGCTATTCGTATTTTACAAATCGTTTCTCGTGAGAAAGATATAACAATTGGAAAAATTGCTTCTGAACTTGGTTTATCTCATAACACAGCGTCCGAACATGTAAAACGCCTTATTCAAAAAGGATTTATCATTAAAGAAAGAAACAAACAAGATGAAAGAGTTGTGAACCTTACATTAACGAAAGAAGGCATTGAAATATTAGAAAAGCATACTTTACTAGATAAAGAAAAGATAAAAATATTAGAACCACAGTTATCGAAAGAAGAACAACAATTAATTGAAAAAGCTTTTTCGTTATTAGCGCAGGAGGCAAAATATGCATTTCCTCGTTAA